The Anaerolineae bacterium genome contains a region encoding:
- the lon gene encoding endopeptidase La, giving the protein MVGPLDDEVEERVEGEQEYVVLPLKDSVIFPRMMAPLFIGRDRSLRAVEAAMAADLPILVVAQREKDQEDPGPDDLYTVGTEVIVGRTLRMPDGSTSLLSQGRQRVQIVEFTQTEPFLRARGTSVWEQDHEGVATEALMRAVLALFEKCVQLSPNLPEEAYVAAMNVEEPGWLADLIASVLDLDVEEKQELLETFDTTVRLQRLSVLLGRELDVLELENRIHQQVQNEMDRSQREYFLREQMRVIQHELGETDEQTREINELREKLQAAGLPEEAYKKAEKELERLASMPPAAPEVAIIRTYLDWLIELPWKTATEDNMDIAHAAKVLDKHHYGLAKAKERILEYIAVRKLAPDKTRQPILCFVGPPGTGKTSMGRSIAEALGRKFVRVSLGGVRDEAEIRGHRRTYVGAMPGRIIQTMRTAGTINPLFMLDEVDKIGLDFRGDPAAALLEVLDPEQNHAFSDHYLDVPYDLSKVMFITTANVLDTVPPALRDRMEVIYFPGYIEEEKLAIARQFLVPRQIEENGLKGHGLSFSEQTLRTIIREYTYEAGVRNLERCIAQVCRKVARRVAEGKRAPHHITPASLHRYLGPPEYTFGIAEEKDQVGVATGIAVTEAGGDLLSVEVTLMAGKGTLLLTGQLGEVMQESAQAALSYARSHAEQLGLGKIDFDKLDIHIHVPEGATPKDGPSAGITMATALISALSMRPVHRDVGMTGEITLRGRVLPVGGLKEKVLAAHRAGLKTVVIPKKNQKDLAEIPKRVRRDLNLVLVEHMDEVLPIALSEPLQPAPKPGPRRRRMTPKVPTAHPQPTPVTMPTTVASEA; this is encoded by the coding sequence ATGGTCGGCCCTTTAGATGACGAGGTTGAGGAGCGGGTGGAGGGAGAGCAGGAGTATGTCGTTTTGCCTTTGAAAGACTCGGTGATCTTTCCACGCATGATGGCGCCGCTGTTCATCGGGCGCGATCGCTCTTTGCGCGCTGTCGAGGCAGCTATGGCTGCCGACCTACCTATCCTGGTGGTTGCCCAGCGCGAGAAGGATCAAGAGGACCCAGGGCCGGATGATTTGTATACTGTGGGCACCGAGGTGATCGTAGGTCGAACGCTGCGAATGCCGGACGGCAGTACCAGCTTGCTGAGCCAGGGGCGCCAGCGTGTGCAGATCGTCGAGTTCACCCAGACAGAGCCTTTCCTACGGGCGCGAGGGACTAGCGTCTGGGAGCAGGATCACGAGGGAGTGGCCACTGAAGCGCTAATGCGGGCCGTGCTGGCTCTATTTGAAAAGTGTGTTCAGCTCAGCCCCAACTTACCCGAGGAAGCCTACGTCGCCGCAATGAACGTAGAAGAGCCGGGTTGGCTGGCCGATCTCATCGCCTCAGTGCTCGACTTGGATGTGGAGGAGAAGCAGGAGCTGCTCGAGACCTTTGACACCACGGTCCGACTACAGCGACTCAGCGTCCTGCTTGGCCGCGAGCTAGACGTGCTCGAGCTGGAAAATCGCATCCATCAGCAGGTCCAAAACGAGATGGATCGCTCGCAGCGGGAGTATTTCCTACGCGAGCAGATGCGCGTGATCCAGCATGAGCTGGGCGAGACCGATGAGCAGACGCGCGAGATCAACGAGCTACGCGAAAAGTTGCAGGCGGCTGGCCTCCCTGAGGAAGCCTATAAGAAGGCAGAGAAGGAGCTGGAACGGCTGGCGAGCATGCCGCCGGCTGCGCCCGAGGTGGCGATCATCCGCACCTACCTCGACTGGCTGATCGAGTTGCCCTGGAAGACGGCCACTGAGGACAACATGGACATCGCGCATGCTGCTAAGGTCCTCGACAAACACCACTACGGCCTAGCCAAAGCAAAAGAGCGCATCCTGGAGTACATCGCTGTACGCAAGTTGGCCCCTGACAAGACGCGCCAACCGATCCTCTGCTTCGTCGGCCCCCCAGGGACCGGCAAGACCTCCATGGGTCGTTCCATCGCTGAGGCCCTGGGGCGTAAGTTCGTACGCGTCTCTCTGGGCGGCGTACGTGACGAGGCGGAGATCCGCGGACATCGGCGTACCTACGTCGGCGCCATGCCAGGCCGCATCATCCAGACGATGCGCACTGCCGGTACGATCAACCCTCTCTTCATGCTGGACGAGGTGGACAAGATCGGCCTAGATTTCCGGGGCGATCCGGCGGCTGCGCTGTTGGAAGTGCTAGACCCGGAGCAGAATCACGCCTTCAGCGATCACTACTTGGATGTGCCATATGACCTTTCCAAGGTGATGTTTATCACGACGGCTAACGTGCTGGATACGGTGCCGCCGGCCCTGCGGGATCGCATGGAGGTGATCTACTTCCCGGGGTACATCGAGGAGGAGAAGCTGGCGATCGCCCGTCAGTTCCTGGTGCCGCGGCAGATCGAGGAGAACGGGCTGAAAGGACATGGCTTGAGCTTCTCGGAGCAGACGCTGCGGACAATCATCCGTGAGTACACGTATGAGGCTGGCGTGCGCAATCTGGAACGTTGCATCGCCCAGGTCTGTCGCAAGGTGGCGCGCCGTGTGGCCGAAGGGAAGCGTGCCCCGCACCACATCACGCCAGCTTCCCTGCACCGTTATCTGGGGCCGCCTGAGTACACCTTCGGCATCGCCGAGGAGAAGGACCAGGTAGGCGTGGCGACCGGTATCGCCGTCACCGAGGCAGGGGGCGACTTGCTATCCGTCGAGGTGACCTTGATGGCTGGCAAGGGGACCTTGTTGCTGACCGGCCAGCTCGGCGAGGTTATGCAGGAATCGGCCCAAGCAGCGCTCTCGTATGCGCGATCCCACGCAGAGCAATTGGGGCTGGGCAAGATTGATTTCGACAAGCTAGACATCCATATCCATGTGCCGGAAGGCGCCACCCCGAAAGATGGGCCCAGCGCGGGCATTACCATGGCGACGGCGCTGATTTCAGCCCTCAGCATGCGCCCGGTGCATCGGGACGTGGGGATGACAGGGGAAATCACGCTGCGCGGGCGAGTGTTGCCGGTCGGCGGGCTGAAAGAGAAGGTGCTCGCCGCGCATCGGGCGGGGTTGAAGACCGTGGTGATCCCCAAAAAGAACCAGAAGGACTTGGCGGAGATCCCTAAGCGTGTGCGGCGCGATCTCAACTTGGTCCTGGTCGAGCATATGGATGAGGTGTTGCCTATTGCGTTGAGCGAGCCGTTGCAGCCGGCCCCCAAGCCCGGGCCGCGTCGGCGGCGGATGACCCCAAAGGTGCCCACCGCTCATCCGCAGCCGACTCCTGTGACGATGCCTACTACGGTGGCATCAGAAGCTTGA
- a CDS encoding bifunctional folylpolyglutamate synthase/dihydrofolate synthase, with protein sequence MNAYQNALDYIYGPALQYPRAYGAMPRDLSRMERLLERLGNPHHRFRCVHIAGTKGKGSTAAITESVLRHAGYRTGLFTSPHLHTFRERIRLNGQLIPVPHLVELLERCKPALEAEPERTTFETITALAFVYFAENEVDWAILEVGLGGRLDATNVVRSAVCVITSLSYDHMEILGHTLSLIAWEKAGIIKPGVPVISAPQPDEAMRVIVDVCRTAGARLETTGPMSSSAGESPYKWQWDHQKDLELAGQAFTVYGPDGVIYPNLFVPLLGRHQLDNACVAVAALHELQELGMTIAEEALYEGMRRTRWPGRLEVLGHRPWIVVDCAHNADSAQKLCLALHQWFPYQRLGLIFGASADKDIQGMLEVILPLASRCIVSASFHPRAADPHRLIDLAHLIRPELELSVIDTIAQGLDEMLAWAGPEDLILVTGSIFVVAAARLALAERRCPYLLPDDWVYEADPLPDLIRYKT encoded by the coding sequence ATGAACGCTTATCAAAACGCCTTAGATTACATTTACGGCCCGGCTCTCCAATATCCTCGTGCTTATGGCGCCATGCCGCGTGACCTGTCCCGTATGGAGAGGTTGCTCGAACGCCTGGGCAACCCCCATCACCGCTTTCGCTGTGTCCATATCGCCGGCACGAAGGGCAAAGGATCCACCGCCGCCATTACTGAATCCGTTTTGCGGCACGCCGGATATCGCACAGGGCTATTCACCTCGCCTCACCTTCACACGTTCCGCGAGCGCATCCGGCTGAACGGTCAGCTCATCCCCGTTCCTCATCTGGTAGAGTTATTAGAGCGATGCAAGCCGGCACTAGAGGCGGAGCCAGAACGCACCACCTTTGAGACGATCACCGCGCTGGCGTTCGTCTATTTTGCTGAGAACGAGGTGGACTGGGCGATCTTGGAGGTGGGCCTGGGAGGCCGGCTGGATGCCACCAATGTCGTGCGGTCAGCGGTCTGCGTGATCACCTCTCTCAGCTATGACCACATGGAGATCTTGGGGCACACGCTCTCCTTGATCGCCTGGGAGAAGGCCGGCATCATCAAGCCAGGCGTGCCGGTGATCTCCGCTCCCCAGCCCGATGAGGCGATGCGCGTAATCGTGGACGTATGTCGCACCGCGGGGGCTCGGCTCGAGACAACGGGGCCCATGTCGTCCTCTGCCGGCGAAAGTCCGTATAAATGGCAATGGGATCATCAGAAAGATCTGGAATTGGCCGGACAGGCCTTCACGGTGTATGGGCCGGACGGCGTCATCTATCCCAACCTGTTCGTGCCCCTGCTCGGTCGGCACCAGCTCGATAACGCTTGTGTGGCGGTGGCCGCGCTACACGAGCTACAAGAGCTAGGAATGACCATCGCCGAGGAAGCCCTCTACGAAGGGATGCGACGGACACGATGGCCTGGGCGCCTGGAGGTGCTGGGACACCGCCCCTGGATTGTGGTAGACTGTGCCCATAATGCCGATTCTGCTCAAAAGCTATGCCTAGCCCTGCACCAGTGGTTCCCCTATCAACGCTTGGGGCTAATCTTCGGAGCCTCGGCGGATAAGGATATTCAAGGCATGCTAGAGGTGATCCTGCCATTGGCCAGCCGATGTATCGTCTCGGCGTCGTTTCACCCACGGGCGGCCGATCCACATCGGTTGATAGACCTGGCACATCTGATTCGGCCCGAGCTTGAACTCTCGGTGATCGATACTATAGCCCAGGGATTAGACGAAATGCTAGCTTGGGCTGGCCCAGAGGATCTGATCCTGGTAACGGGCTCGATCTTCGTCGTTGCGGCTGCACGTCTGGCCCTGGCTGAGCGCCGCTGTCCCTATCTGCTACCAGATGACTGGGTATACGAAGCCGATCCCTTGCCTGACCTCATACGTTACAAGACATAA